A genomic window from Aquabacterium sp. OR-4 includes:
- a CDS encoding glutathione S-transferase family protein: MPAVELISNLLCPYSQRIAIQLMAKGLAFERVFIDLAAKPDWFVAAAPLGKVPLLRVAGHSLFETSVICDYVEDQWPEQPMLAAAPLARARQRAWTAVASAMLADVFAFYSAPDAAGFDRAGRELAARFNALERQLALGRGPFFDDAGFGLVDAAFAPVFTLFDSFDRIADFGVMNHLPRVADYRAALAGQASVQQAALPAYGHCFEHYLASRSSHLARRMAAVR; the protein is encoded by the coding sequence ATGCCGGCCGTTGAACTGATCAGCAACCTCCTGTGCCCCTACTCGCAACGCATCGCCATCCAGTTGATGGCCAAGGGCCTGGCCTTCGAACGCGTGTTCATCGACCTGGCGGCCAAGCCCGACTGGTTTGTGGCAGCCGCGCCGCTGGGCAAGGTGCCGCTGCTGCGCGTGGCGGGGCACAGCCTGTTCGAAACCTCGGTGATCTGCGACTACGTGGAGGACCAATGGCCCGAGCAGCCGATGCTGGCCGCGGCACCACTGGCCCGCGCCCGGCAACGGGCCTGGACGGCCGTGGCCTCGGCCATGCTGGCGGACGTGTTCGCGTTCTACAGCGCGCCCGACGCGGCAGGGTTCGACCGCGCCGGCCGCGAACTGGCCGCGCGCTTCAATGCGCTGGAGCGGCAACTGGCGCTGGGCCGCGGGCCGTTCTTCGATGACGCCGGCTTCGGCCTGGTGGATGCGGCCTTCGCACCGGTGTTCACCCTGTTCGACAGCTTTGACCGCATTGCCGATTTCGGCGTGATGAACCACTTGCCGCGGGTGGCGGACTACCGCGCAGCCCTGGCCGGCCAGGCCAGCGTGCAGCAGGCCGCGCTGCCGGCCTATGGCCATTGTTTCGAGCACTACCTGGCCAGCCGTTCGTCGCACCTGGCCCGGCGGATGGCGGCCGTGCGCTGA
- a CDS encoding XdhC family protein, translating into MDNVDLNVLRQITQWLAAGHRVVLGTITRTWGSAPRPPGSTVAVRDDGLIAGSVSGGCIEDDLIDKARGGVLAAGVPQVIRYGIDADAAHRFGLPCGGLIELVLEPVLPRTRLDELLQRLADGQRVRRVLSLASGEVSLQPPTDTDELELSDATLTTHHGPHWRLLLIGAGQMTQYLAQMGTALGYQVIVCDPREEYAEGFAIDGATLLRTMPDDTVRELRVDGHTAVIALTHDPKLDDLALMEALTSEAFYVGAIGSRANQAKRRERLMEHFGISAAQLDRLHGPVGLKNGARTPPEIAVSILAEVTAVRYGFRVPEPVAVKAQAGVEAGCVS; encoded by the coding sequence ATGGACAACGTCGATCTCAATGTGCTGCGCCAGATCACCCAGTGGCTGGCCGCCGGCCACCGCGTGGTGCTGGGCACCATCACCCGCACCTGGGGCTCGGCGCCGCGGCCACCGGGCTCCACGGTGGCGGTGCGCGATGACGGGCTGATCGCCGGCAGCGTCTCGGGCGGCTGCATCGAGGACGACCTGATCGACAAGGCGCGCGGCGGCGTGCTGGCCGCGGGCGTGCCGCAGGTCATCCGCTACGGCATCGATGCCGACGCCGCGCACCGCTTCGGCCTGCCCTGCGGCGGCCTGATCGAGCTGGTGCTCGAGCCGGTGCTGCCGCGCACCCGGCTGGACGAGCTGCTGCAGCGCCTGGCCGACGGCCAGCGCGTGCGCCGCGTGCTCAGCCTGGCCAGCGGCGAGGTGAGCCTGCAGCCGCCCACCGACACCGACGAGCTCGAACTTTCCGACGCCACGCTCACCACCCACCACGGCCCGCACTGGCGGCTGCTGCTGATCGGTGCCGGGCAGATGACCCAGTACCTGGCGCAGATGGGCACCGCGCTGGGCTACCAGGTGATCGTGTGCGACCCGCGTGAAGAATATGCCGAGGGCTTTGCGATCGACGGCGCCACGCTGCTGCGCACGATGCCCGACGACACCGTGCGCGAGCTGCGCGTGGATGGCCACACCGCCGTCATCGCCCTCACCCACGACCCCAAGCTGGACGACCTGGCACTGATGGAGGCCCTCACCAGCGAGGCCTTCTACGTGGGCGCCATCGGCTCGCGCGCCAACCAGGCCAAGCGGCGCGAGCGGCTGATGGAGCACTTCGGCATCAGCGCCGCCCAGCTCGACCGCCTGCACGGCCCGGTGGGCCTGAAAAACGGCGCGCGCACGCCGCCCGAGATCGCGGTGAGCATCCTGGCCGAGGTCACGGCCGTGCGTTACGGCTTTCGCGTGCCCGAGCCGGTGGCCGTCAAGGCCCAGGCCGGCGTGGAGGCCGGTTGTGTGAGCTGA
- a CDS encoding ABC transporter ATP-binding protein produces the protein MTPATAPQLDATPVLQASDLQFAYPGQPPLLRGFSARLPAGLTALGGEMGSGKSTLLALLAGTLAAQRGRITLAGCQAAPGSAVWTAQVFAFDHRAGRDEATPAPALLATLRARHAGWDEALFMRHVQGFGLAEHLGKPLLALSTGTRHKLWLAAALAARCPLTLLDEPTAGLDAGSVDQLFESLAALARAPQGRAVLIASGEPLGELLPLAAAIVMPPVAAG, from the coding sequence ATGACCCCGGCCACCGCCCCCCAGCTCGACGCCACCCCCGTGCTGCAGGCCAGCGACCTGCAGTTTGCCTACCCCGGCCAGCCGCCGCTGCTGCGCGGCTTCAGCGCCCGGCTGCCCGCCGGCCTCACGGCGCTGGGGGGCGAGATGGGCAGCGGCAAGAGCACGCTGCTGGCCCTGCTGGCCGGCACGCTGGCGGCGCAGCGCGGCCGCATCACGCTGGCCGGCTGCCAGGCCGCGCCGGGATCGGCCGTCTGGACCGCGCAGGTGTTCGCCTTCGATCACCGCGCCGGGCGCGACGAGGCCACGCCCGCACCGGCGCTGCTGGCCACGCTGCGCGCGCGCCACGCCGGCTGGGACGAGGCCTTGTTCATGCGCCATGTCCAGGGCTTTGGGCTGGCAGAGCATCTGGGCAAGCCCTTGCTGGCACTGTCCACCGGCACGCGGCACAAGCTGTGGCTGGCGGCGGCGCTGGCGGCGCGCTGCCCGCTCACGCTGCTGGACGAACCCACCGCCGGGCTCGACGCGGGATCGGTGGATCAGCTGTTCGAGAGCCTGGCCGCGCTGGCCCGCGCACCCCAGGGCCGCGCAGTGCTGATCGCCAGCGGCGAGCCGCTGGGCGAGCTGCTGCCGCTGGCGGCGGCGATCGTGATGCCGCCGGTGGCGGCGGGCTGA
- a CDS encoding LysR family transcriptional regulator, translating into MPAAPDPRAALQWDDLRLTLAICEIGTLSGAAAQLGISHPTLSRRLQTIERRLGTRLFERTPNRLRPTDAGEEMRRLALPLREAIGDLERRIAGRDTGSHGPVRLTAPDAVAEYLLPPLLAALCQRHAGLTIDLLVSNQVLSLAQRAADIALRVTDQPPDTLRGRRVGTVAMAVYASRALAPEAAAPAAWAGLPWVGFDAALACSGPGAWLARHVPEHRLRLRANTLLGAAQAVRQGIGCGVLPCFVGAALPELVRVGEPLCELAQPLWLLVHADQARLPRIRRATDALAEQLQQAAPRLAGLA; encoded by the coding sequence GTGCCAGCCGCGCCAGACCCACGCGCCGCGCTGCAATGGGACGACCTGCGGCTGACGCTGGCGATCTGCGAAATTGGCACCTTGTCCGGCGCCGCGGCGCAGCTGGGCATCAGCCATCCCACCTTGTCGCGGCGCCTGCAAACCATCGAGCGGCGTCTGGGCACACGACTGTTCGAGCGCACGCCCAACCGCCTGCGGCCCACCGATGCGGGCGAAGAAATGCGCCGATTGGCGCTGCCACTGCGCGAGGCCATCGGCGACCTGGAGCGGCGCATTGCCGGCCGCGACACCGGCAGCCACGGGCCGGTGCGGCTGACCGCGCCCGATGCCGTGGCCGAGTACCTGCTGCCGCCACTGCTGGCCGCGCTGTGCCAGCGGCATGCCGGCCTGACGATCGACCTGCTGGTCTCGAACCAGGTGCTGTCGCTGGCGCAGCGCGCTGCCGACATCGCCTTGCGCGTCACCGATCAGCCCCCCGACACCTTGCGCGGCCGGCGGGTGGGCACGGTGGCCATGGCGGTATACGCCAGCCGGGCGCTGGCGCCCGAGGCCGCGGCACCCGCTGCATGGGCCGGGCTGCCGTGGGTCGGCTTTGATGCGGCGCTGGCCTGCAGCGGGCCGGGCGCGTGGTTGGCGCGGCATGTGCCCGAGCACCGGCTGCGGCTGCGCGCCAACACCCTGCTGGGCGCCGCCCAGGCCGTGCGCCAGGGCATCGGCTGCGGCGTGCTGCCCTGCTTTGTGGGCGCGGCGCTGCCGGAGCTGGTGCGCGTCGGCGAGCCGCTGTGCGAGCTGGCACAGCCGCTGTGGCTGCTGGTGCATGCAGACCAGGCGCGCCTGCCGCGCATCCGCCGCGCCACCGACGCGCTGGCCGAGCAGCTGCAGCAGGCCGCGCCGCGGCTGGCAGGCCTGGCCTGA
- a CDS encoding NAD(P)/FAD-dependent oxidoreductase: MKHVILGAGPAGIIAAETIRKHAAHDEIVVIGDEPETPYSRMAIPYLLIGKVGEDGTHLRHGARHYQDLRITLRRGVKATAVDTAARRVTLSDGSSESFDKLLIATGSSPASPPVPGIHGPGVHTCWTLKDARAIAALAQPGARVLQMGAGFIGCIIMEALAMRGVKLSVVEMGDRMVPRMMGPTAGGMIKDWCEHKGVTVYTGARVEAIERPLPGHEPAAALAAAPAPAPAPQPGLLSRLAQAVGLAPAPAPAPVPAPAPAASPAAAGAPMTVRLSTGQRLEADLVISATGVRPNIGFLEHSGIRCLVGVLTDEHLQTNVPGIYAAGDCAEAFDKVSGTTIVSAIQPNAAEQARVAALNMVGPSGEQRAELKGVTQINVLDTLGLISCSFGNWQGVSGGEHVELTDRQASGGGRHISLQFKDDRLVGCNAIGFTEHVGVMRGLVEGEVRLTPEWKQRLLQDPTQLMPAYLASAQAQQDPAHAK; the protein is encoded by the coding sequence ATGAAACACGTGATCCTGGGCGCCGGACCGGCCGGCATCATTGCCGCCGAAACCATCCGCAAGCATGCTGCGCACGACGAGATCGTCGTCATCGGCGACGAGCCCGAGACGCCGTACTCGCGCATGGCCATTCCCTACCTGCTGATCGGCAAGGTGGGCGAAGACGGCACGCACCTGCGCCACGGTGCGCGCCACTACCAAGACCTGCGCATCACGCTGCGTCGCGGCGTCAAGGCCACCGCGGTGGACACCGCGGCGCGCCGCGTGACGCTCAGCGACGGCAGCAGCGAGTCGTTCGACAAGCTGCTGATCGCCACCGGCTCCAGCCCGGCCAGCCCGCCGGTGCCCGGCATCCACGGCCCCGGCGTGCACACCTGCTGGACGCTGAAGGACGCCCGCGCCATTGCCGCACTGGCCCAGCCCGGCGCGCGTGTGCTGCAGATGGGCGCCGGCTTCATCGGCTGCATCATCATGGAAGCCCTGGCCATGCGCGGCGTGAAGCTCAGCGTGGTGGAGATGGGCGACCGCATGGTGCCGCGCATGATGGGCCCCACGGCCGGCGGCATGATCAAGGACTGGTGCGAGCACAAGGGCGTCACCGTCTACACCGGCGCGCGGGTCGAGGCCATCGAACGGCCGCTGCCCGGCCATGAGCCGGCCGCAGCGCTGGCTGCCGCCCCCGCCCCCGCCCCTGCCCCCCAGCCCGGCCTGCTGAGCCGCCTGGCCCAGGCCGTGGGCCTGGCACCCGCGCCCGCACCCGCACCAGTACCCGCACCGGCACCCGCGGCCAGCCCGGCCGCGGCCGGCGCGCCCATGACCGTGCGCCTGTCCACCGGCCAGCGCCTCGAGGCCGATCTGGTGATCAGCGCCACCGGCGTGCGGCCCAACATCGGTTTTCTCGAGCACTCGGGCATCCGCTGCCTGGTGGGCGTGCTGACCGATGAGCATCTGCAGACCAATGTGCCCGGCATCTACGCCGCGGGCGACTGTGCCGAGGCCTTCGACAAGGTCAGCGGCACCACCATCGTCAGCGCCATCCAGCCCAATGCCGCCGAGCAGGCGCGCGTGGCGGCGCTGAACATGGTGGGCCCCAGCGGCGAACAGCGGGCCGAGCTGAAGGGCGTCACGCAGATCAACGTGCTCGACACCCTGGGCCTCATCTCCTGCAGCTTCGGCAACTGGCAGGGCGTGTCCGGCGGCGAGCACGTGGAGCTCACCGACCGCCAGGCCTCGGGCGGCGGCCGCCACATCAGCCTGCAGTTCAAGGACGACCGCCTGGTCGGCTGCAACGCCATCGGCTTCACCGAGCATGTGGGCGTGATGCGCGGCCTGGTGGAAGGCGAGGTGCGCCTGACGCCCGAATGGAAGCAGCGCCTGCTGCAAGACCCCACGCAGCTGATGCCCGCCTACCTGGCCAGCGCCCAGGCCCAGCAAGACCCCGCCCACGCCAAGTGA
- a CDS encoding ATP-dependent Clp protease proteolytic subunit: MMQPQLATKNDKTADAERPGGDRLEDQLSFKGRFVLVFGEINDKLAQATCRRLLALAADSDAPITMLISSPGGHVESGDAIHDMIRFVKAPVTTVGTGWVASAGVHIFLSPPAERRLCLPNTRFMIHQPAGGAGGQASDIAIQAREILRTRERIAKVIATQTGKPLDTVTADMERDFWMSADEAISYGIVSRKIERQDQL; this comes from the coding sequence ATGATGCAGCCCCAGCTCGCCACCAAGAACGACAAGACCGCCGACGCCGAGCGCCCCGGCGGTGACCGCCTGGAAGACCAGCTCAGCTTCAAGGGCCGCTTCGTGCTGGTGTTTGGCGAGATCAACGACAAGCTGGCGCAGGCCACCTGCCGCCGCCTGCTGGCGCTGGCCGCCGACAGCGACGCGCCGATCACCATGCTGATCAGCAGCCCCGGCGGCCATGTGGAATCGGGCGACGCCATCCACGACATGATCCGCTTCGTGAAGGCCCCGGTCACCACCGTGGGCACCGGCTGGGTGGCCAGCGCCGGCGTGCACATCTTCCTGTCGCCGCCGGCCGAGCGCCGCCTGTGCCTGCCCAACACCCGCTTCATGATCCACCAGCCGGCCGGCGGCGCGGGTGGCCAGGCCAGCGACATCGCCATCCAGGCGCGCGAGATCCTGCGCACCCGCGAGCGCATCGCCAAGGTCATCGCCACCCAGACCGGCAAGCCGCTGGACACCGTGACCGCCGACATGGAACGCGACTTCTGGATGAGCGCCGACGAGGCGATCAGCTACGGCATCGTGTCGCGCAAGATCGAGCGCCAGGATCAGCTCTGA
- the thiS gene encoding sulfur carrier protein ThiS yields MNITFKLYASLSEYLPAERRQGNVLALDQVPEGSTIAQLIEPYGLPMKLVHLVLINGVYIPPEERATRALVDGDVLAIWPPVAGG; encoded by the coding sequence ATGAACATCACCTTCAAGCTCTACGCCAGCCTGTCCGAGTACCTGCCCGCCGAGCGCCGCCAGGGCAATGTGCTGGCGCTCGACCAGGTGCCGGAGGGCAGCACCATCGCGCAGCTGATCGAGCCCTACGGCCTGCCGATGAAGCTGGTGCACCTGGTGCTGATCAACGGCGTCTACATCCCGCCCGAGGAGCGCGCCACGCGCGCGCTGGTGGACGGCGACGTGCTGGCCATCTGGCCGCCGGTGGCCGGCGGCTGA
- a CDS encoding DNA-3-methyladenine glycosylase I — translation MTSALPAPDGQPRCRWCLATPEYLAYHDSEWGFPVADDRRLFEKLSLEAFQSGLSWRTILDKRENFRAAFANFEMARVARFDEGDVARLLADAGIVRHRGKIAAVINNAQRALELVAQEGSLAAFVWRHRPPAERPSPDVGAATSPESVALSKALKQRGWAFVGPTTVYAFMQAMGLVNDHAEGCVTRARADAARQAFKRPG, via the coding sequence ATGACCTCCGCCTTGCCCGCCCCCGACGGCCAGCCGCGTTGCCGCTGGTGCCTGGCCACGCCCGAGTACCTGGCCTATCACGACAGCGAATGGGGCTTTCCGGTGGCCGATGACCGGCGGTTGTTCGAGAAGCTGAGCCTGGAGGCGTTTCAGTCGGGCCTGAGCTGGCGCACCATCCTCGACAAGCGCGAGAACTTCCGTGCGGCCTTTGCCAACTTCGAGATGGCCCGCGTGGCGCGCTTCGATGAGGGCGATGTGGCGCGCCTGCTGGCCGATGCCGGCATCGTGCGGCACCGCGGCAAGATAGCGGCGGTGATCAATAACGCGCAGCGCGCGCTGGAACTGGTGGCGCAGGAGGGCTCGCTGGCGGCCTTCGTGTGGCGCCACCGGCCGCCGGCCGAGCGGCCCTCGCCCGATGTGGGCGCGGCCACGTCACCTGAATCGGTGGCGCTGAGCAAGGCGCTGAAGCAGCGCGGCTGGGCCTTTGTGGGCCCGACCACGGTCTATGCCTTCATGCAGGCCATGGGCCTGGTGAACGACCATGCCGAGGGCTGCGTCACCCGCGCGCGGGCGGATGCCGCGCGCCAGGCATTCAAGCGCCCTGGATAG